The following are from one region of the Pocillopora verrucosa isolate sample1 chromosome 3, ASM3666991v2, whole genome shotgun sequence genome:
- the LOC131793110 gene encoding uncharacterized protein, protein MNKASHCWRCEAHCTQQCSRCRVAFYCSKECQKQDKWRHEPDCDDAALKMKCLACGVVHEGMKKCVNCLEAVYCSVECQRSHWLRHRPSCQTTVERVLKLVEKLKTFSELKEKTPGLAATYYWGNQPAVDMINLSMNEGEEYSNPLALLLCGVGDPRNVLLTIASLPDVYQKQVMFVMNDICPCTLARTVLLLYMLYKGGDDMASAVIHIWYSLRISEQDFTSLLLALQELVDCTELRTLTEEFMDIPDDQLIQLKDVWNTWLRLAQREGSWVTKLRQEANSDDFGREEGINHYIHAIPKEHKNSTRRYFDTGIFTSMKNTKELKRENPTLTGRGFQRFFRNSDFHYSLPTDVLPFTGWDYNAVKKICHDKSITRIYSIYISLVLNKSMEKLRRNRIKCYFILSDFLNVEAFLPADLRYDRITTSNLWDYYPLTVLLTKFMGMLNTTNPYAVMSTEAINWVRNYMPEVIHILPNMIGLDDLIQKALKDTRNPELANLSGMSAVVEYLNLTQQFVMFLRASLLFPNTDEDLASLKGKKKIPSLKSLVASLGLHLRDFVRCENTVFPFKWALNCRRPTMLRGYERALEWKLLSADEGIEDSKE, encoded by the exons ATGAACAAAGCTAGTCACTGCTGGCGGTGTGAGGCGCACTGCACCCAACAATGTTCACGTTGTAGAGTGGCATTTTATTGCTCTAAGGAATGTCAGAAACAGGACAAGTGGCGACATGAACCTGATTGCGACGATGCAGcgttgaaaatgaaatgtttggcTTGTGGCGTTGTACATGAGGGAATGAAGAAGTGTGTAAACTGCTTGGAAGCCGTCTACTGCAGCGTCGAATGTCAACGAAGCCACTGGCTTCGACACAGACCTTCGTGTCAAACTACTGTCGAAAGAGTTTTGAAACTggttgaaaaattgaaaacgtttAGTGAGTTGAAAGAGAAGACTCCTGGTCTCGCAGCCACGTATTACTGGGGCAATCAGCCGGCCGTGGACATGATCAACTTGTCAATGAATGAAGGAGAGGAATATTCCAACCCGCTCGCTTTGTTATTGTGTGGAGTCGGCGATCCCAGAAATGTTCTGCTGACCATTGCGTCTTTGCCTGATGTTTACCAAAAGCAAGTTATGTTTGTGATGAACGACATATGTCCCTGTACTTTGGCTAGAACAGTACTGCTTCTTTACATGCTCTATAAAG GAGGAGATGATATGGCTTCAGCAGTGATTCATATCTGGTACTCGCTGCGTATCAGTGAACAGGATTTCACTTCGCTGTTGTTAGCCTTACAAGAGCTTGTGGATTGTACTGAGCTGCGTACACTCACTGAGGAATTTATGGACATTCCTGATGACCAGTTGATCCAGTTGAAAGACGTGTGGAACACGTGGCTGCGCCTAGCACAGCGCGAAGGATCTTGGGTGACGAAGCTACGACAGGAAGCCAACTCGGATGATTTTGGAAGAGAAGaaggcataaatcactacataCACGCTATTCCCAAAGAGCACAAGAATTCCACCCGAAGGTATTTTGATACCGGTATTTTTACTTCGATGAAAAATACTAAAGAGCTTAAACGCGAGAATCCCACTTTGACAGGTCGTGGATTTCAACGGTTTTTTCGGAACTCTGACTTTCATTACAGCCTACCGACCGATGTACTTCCATTTACCGGGTGGGATTACAATGCAGTCAAGAAAATCTGTCATGACAAATCTATAACGCGAATTTACAGCATCTATATATCGCTTGTTCTTAACAAATCGATGGAAAAACTCAGACGAAATCGCATTAAATGTTACTTCATTCTATCTGACTTCCTAAATGTCGAAGCTTTCTTGCCAGCAGATCTAAGATATGATCGCATCACCACTTCTAACTTATGGGACTATTATCCACTCACTGTTCTACTGACGAAATTCATGGGCATGCTTAATACTACCAATCCTTACGCGGTCATGTCCACCGAGGCAATCAACTGGGTCCGAAATTACATGCCGGAAGTGATTCACATCTTGCCTAATATGATAGGCCTGGATGACCTCATCCAGAAAGCTTTGAAAGACACACGAAACCCTGAGCTGGCTAATTTATCTGGAATGTCGGCTGTTGTAGAATACTTGAACCTAACTCAACAATTCGTCATGTTTCTACGCGCGTCTCTCCTCTTTCCTAACACAGATGAAGATCTTGCATcgttaaaagggaaaaagaaaatcccCTCCTTAAAATCTTTGGTTGCCTCACTTGGACTCCATCTACGTGACTTTGTCAGATGCGAGAACACAGTGTTCCCCTTTAAATGGGCCCTGAACTGCCGACGCCCGACCATGTTGAGGGGCTACGAGAGAGCATTGGAATGGAAACTTCTCTCTGCAGATGAGGGTATTGAAGATTCAAAAGAATGA